GAACCCCTACCGCACCGGCGGCGTCGCGCTGCCGGCGGAGGCGCTGCGGCGGGTGGGGGAGGTCCGGGTCACCACGCGGTGACGTTCCCGAGGGGACTTCTGAACGGCTGAGGCTGCGGCCCTAGGCGAGGATCCCGATGACCGGGTTCCACTCGGTGAGGGTGCGCTCCTGGATCAGGTGGGCGACCCAGAAGGGGTCGGTGTCGAGCAGAGCGGCGACGCTCTCCCTCGTCTCGCCGCGCAGGATCAGGAGCGCGCCGGGAGTGTCTGCGCCGATGAGCGGGCCGCTCGCGACCACAGCCTCGGGGGAGTGGGCGCTCAGGAACGCACGGTGTCGCGGCCGCTCGCGATCGAGGGCGACGGGATCGTCGACGTAGCGGTACTGGACGGCGAAGTAGGTCATGACGACACCCTAGAACCTCGCGTATTTGGACTAAGCGTTGTCCAAGCGTAAAATTGCCCACCGGAGTGTCTTCGGTCACATGGCCGGAGCAAGAAGAATGAGAGTTTATGGCGAAGAAAGAAGGAGCCCTCGAGCTTGAGGGCACCGTCGTCGAGGCGCTGCCCAACGCGATGTTCCGTGTGGAGCTTGCGAACGGTCACAAGGTGCTGACCACCATCAGCGGCAAGATGCGCCAGCACTACATCCGCATCCTGCCCGCCGACCGTGTCGTCGTGGAGTTGTCGCCCTACGACCTGACCCGTGGCCGCATCGTCTACCGTCACAAGTAGTCAGCGGCCAGCCCGACGCGCCCACCCCTCGCGGGTTGGGCGCGTTTTGTGCTTCCGGGGCGGATTTGGGGCATCCAGCCCCGTGGCGTAGAGTTGGGCGTCGGTCGTCCATGCCCGGACGTGCTCACGTGCGCTCGGGTTCGACCGAGCTCATCCACCACAAGATTGGGCGCGCACGCGCTCCCAGTCGCCGATTGAAAAGGTTGCTCGAATGAAGGTTCAGCCGAGCGTCAAGAAGATCTGCGACAAGTGCAAGGTCATCCGCCGGCACGGTCGTGTGATGGTGATCTGCGACAACCCTCGCCACAAGCAGCGGCAGGGCTGACCCTGGGGCCGTGAGGCCTCAGGCGAGTAGAGCACCGCGGAACGGGTCTGGTCCCCACTCCGCCGACAACTGAAGCAACGTGATCGCAAGGATCCGGTCCGCCGGATCTCCACCCTTGGACGAAGGCCAAGGCCCCGTCGGTGCGCACTGCACCACAGGCGGCGGGGACGCGTCACGCCACACACCTTCGCGGTCCATGACCGGGCTCTCCACGAGCCAGGACCGGAAACTTTAGAAAGGTACCGCCTGATGGCACGCCTCGTTGGTGTAGACCTGCCGCGCGAAAAGCGCCTGGAGGTCGCACTCACCTACATCTTCGGCATCGGAAAGACCCGTGCCGCCGAGACCCTCGCCGCCACTGGTGTGAGCGGCGATCT
The DNA window shown above is from Tessaracoccus defluvii and carries:
- the rpmJ gene encoding 50S ribosomal protein L36 — its product is MKVQPSVKKICDKCKVIRRHGRVMVICDNPRHKQRQG
- a CDS encoding YciI family protein, translated to MTYFAVQYRYVDDPVALDRERPRHRAFLSAHSPEAVVASGPLIGADTPGALLILRGETRESVAALLDTDPFWVAHLIQERTLTEWNPVIGILA
- the infA gene encoding translation initiation factor IF-1, which translates into the protein MAKKEGALELEGTVVEALPNAMFRVELANGHKVLTTISGKMRQHYIRILPADRVVVELSPYDLTRGRIVYRHK